Proteins encoded in a region of the Triticum dicoccoides isolate Atlit2015 ecotype Zavitan chromosome 3A, WEW_v2.0, whole genome shotgun sequence genome:
- the LOC119272003 gene encoding transcription repressor OFP1-like, with protein sequence MRWWGVKTTPKQQQQDQAHEESKSGKGKAAFSLLTWFSKLTAKHNAAAASSKPKKHAAPEAKISGGGCGSFHEGTTPSPASRSSPADTLSPAASDIVPRRLSVGNDGAEAEATAAVARQLSRRRHYSVGGDRDLPPLSHLSAFSRAASPPQFVLETAPTPVLTLPSDTDEEKRPRSHQRRRRGGGRRSFSGRTTPGARLAAVRVRSPRCSVAAVSGLERFAVVRRTSDPQREFRNSMVEMITSKRIGRPEELETLLACYLALNAEEHHDCIVKVFRQVWFELNPARIATVTSRPRS encoded by the coding sequence ATGAGGTGGTGGGGAGTGAAAACTACTCCTAAGCAGCAGCAGCAAGACCAAGCGCATGAAGAGAGCAAGAGCGGCAAGGGCAAGGCGGCCTTCTCGCTGCTCACATGGTTCTCCAAGCTCACGGCTAAGCACAATGCCGCCGCTGCTTCCTCTAAGCCCAAGAAGCATGCCGCGCCTGAGGCCAAGATCTccggcggcggctgcggcagctTCCATGAGGGCACGACCCCGAGCCCGGCATCACGGAGTAGCCCGGCAGATACCTTGTCACCCGCGGCCAGCGATATCGTGCCGCGTCGTCTCTCGGTCGGCAACGATGGCGCCGAGGCTGAGGCCACGGCCGCGGTCGCGCGCCAGCTCTCCCGCCGACGCCACTACTCCGTCGGCGGCGATCGCGATCTCCCACCGCTCAGCCACCTCAGCGCGTTCTCTCGCGCTGCCTCCCCGCCGCAGTTTGTGCTGGAGACGGCGCCGACCCCGGTGCTGACGCTGCCGTCCGACACGGACGAAGAGAAGCGGCCTCGGAGCCACCAGCGCCGTCGCcgaggaggcgggcggcggtccTTCTCCGGAAGGACTACGCCGGGCGCGAGGCTGGCAGCGGTGCGCGTCCGTTCGCCGCGGTGCAGCGTGGCGGCCGTGTCGGGGCTTGAGAGGTTCGCGGTGGTGCGGCGGACGAGCGACCCGCAGCGGGAGTTCCGCAACTCGATGGTGGAGATGATCACGAGCAAGCGCATCGGGCGGCCGGAGGAGCTGGAGACGCTCCTGGCGTGCTACCTGGCGCTAAACGCCGAGGAGCACCACGACTGCATCGTCAAGGTGTTCCGCCAGGTCTGGTTTGAGCTCAACCCCGCCCGCATTGCCACCGTCACCAGCCGGCCACGCAGCTGA